One window of Kosmotoga arenicorallina S304 genomic DNA carries:
- a CDS encoding methylglyoxal synthase: MEKPRVALIAHDKKKIDLIMFVKENIETFKFCELYATGTTGKFLREKLSLPVNAVHSGPLGGDIQIGALLVEGKMDFVIFLRDPLTAQPHEPDISALMRVCDVLNIPLATNLATAEALVVEIKSILKSSEL; the protein is encoded by the coding sequence ATGGAAAAACCAAGGGTAGCTTTAATCGCTCATGACAAAAAGAAAATTGATCTCATAATGTTTGTAAAAGAAAATATCGAAACCTTCAAATTTTGCGAGTTATACGCAACGGGGACTACAGGCAAATTTCTAAGGGAAAAATTGAGTTTACCGGTAAACGCGGTGCATTCAGGTCCTCTTGGCGGCGACATTCAGATAGGTGCCCTCCTTGTAGAAGGGAAAATGGACTTCGTTATATTTCTCCGAGACCCTCTGACCGCTCAACCTCACGAGCCTGACATTTCAGCTTTGATGAGAGTTTGCGATGTTCTCAATATCCCTCTGGCTACCAACCTCGCAACGGCAGAAGCCCTGGTGGTTGAAATCAAAAGCATTTTAAAGAGCTCAGAGCTCTGA
- a CDS encoding DNA polymerase Y family protein, with protein MDAFFASVEQASNPYLKGKAIIVTGKGLRHSVVTTASYEAKRKGVRSGMPAHEALKLCPEAIPVEADGKKYEYVSREIMKLLHSISPEILVTSIDEAYIDLAHFENLKEALRQLKGLKLRLIKEFGLTASIGIAANPILAKIGSDFRKPDGFVVICRGAEKEFLKQVDVKDIPGIGPHTLIKLSSYGYEKAIEFIEADDFFLYSNFGNALLGLKKALLACSFSRAEFFKNSPPKSIGHSMTLSRNIEDGELLKRVACFLGAKVIYRMRRKGFEAEGVSLFLKYSDFSAVRTSRKLNFPLSNVQRMNQVLYWLIEELWNKEPIRALGVSCNRLKPFNTLSEQLSFLGARRDLMDTSLKIEEAFGKYSLFPASILVVSEL; from the coding sequence ATGGATGCCTTTTTTGCAAGCGTTGAACAGGCTTCTAACCCTTATCTGAAAGGGAAAGCCATTATAGTTACCGGGAAAGGGTTAAGGCATTCTGTTGTTACAACAGCAAGCTATGAGGCGAAGAGAAAGGGTGTTCGCTCTGGTATGCCAGCACATGAAGCCTTAAAATTATGCCCTGAAGCAATTCCTGTTGAAGCTGATGGCAAGAAATACGAATACGTATCCCGGGAAATTATGAAGCTTCTTCACAGCATTTCGCCAGAGATTTTAGTGACCAGCATCGATGAAGCTTATATTGATCTTGCTCATTTTGAAAATTTGAAAGAAGCACTTCGTCAATTGAAGGGTCTTAAACTGAGATTAATAAAGGAATTTGGGTTAACTGCTTCTATTGGTATTGCTGCTAACCCCATACTGGCAAAAATCGGAAGCGATTTCAGGAAACCCGATGGATTTGTGGTGATTTGCCGGGGAGCAGAAAAGGAGTTTTTGAAACAGGTAGATGTAAAGGATATTCCCGGCATCGGACCCCACACTTTGATAAAACTTTCGAGCTATGGCTATGAAAAAGCCATTGAGTTTATCGAAGCAGATGATTTCTTTCTTTACAGCAATTTTGGGAATGCCTTGCTTGGCTTGAAAAAAGCCCTTCTGGCCTGTTCCTTCTCACGTGCCGAGTTCTTTAAAAATTCTCCTCCAAAGTCTATAGGCCATTCCATGACACTTTCAAGGAATATAGAAGATGGAGAACTCTTGAAAAGGGTTGCCTGTTTTTTAGGGGCAAAGGTGATTTACAGAATGAGAAGGAAAGGGTTTGAGGCAGAGGGGGTCAGTTTGTTTTTGAAATATTCGGATTTTAGTGCGGTCAGAACATCGAGAAAACTTAACTTTCCGCTTTCAAACGTCCAGAGAATGAATCAGGTACTTTACTGGCTGATCGAAGAACTTTGGAATAAAGAGCCTATAAGGGCTTTAGGGGTCTCTTGCAATAGATTGAAGCCTTTTAATACCCTTTCCGAGCAACTCAGCTTTTTAGGTGCCAGAAGAGATCTTATGGATACATCTCTCAAGATAGAAGAGGCCTTTGGAAAATATTCCCTTTTTCCAGCTTCGATCTTAGTCGTTTCAGAGCTCTGA
- the wecB gene encoding non-hydrolyzing UDP-N-acetylglucosamine 2-epimerase, with the protein MKRIALIFGTRPEAVKMAPLYHALKNSDMQPVVIATAQHREMLDQALRLFEVIPDYDLDVMRERQSLSGLTSRLISSIDGVFMENSFDFALVQGDTTSTFAGSLVAFYHKVPVGHVEAGLRTMDIYNPFPEEANRRLSGTIATYHYAPTEMAMKNLLNEGIDRGNILITGNTVIDALLWTLKHKKEEVHKFRETLGVERGEYLLVTMHRRENWGEPIRQVMKAIKDILAEKPELKVIFPVHLNPAVRETVYSELGGHNSVLLLDPLDYLPFVSLMEGAKLILTDSGGIQEEAPALGKPTLVLRKTTERPEAIKAGTAKLVGTERTTVVEETLKLLDSAEEYKKMAKAANPFGDGKASERIVDHLKKVLGV; encoded by the coding sequence TTGAAAAGGATCGCATTGATTTTCGGGACAAGACCAGAGGCTGTTAAAATGGCGCCTTTATACCATGCATTGAAGAATTCAGATATGCAACCGGTAGTGATAGCCACCGCACAGCACAGGGAAATGCTGGATCAAGCATTAAGGCTTTTTGAGGTAATTCCAGACTATGACCTCGATGTTATGAGGGAACGACAGAGTTTATCAGGGTTAACTTCAAGACTCATTTCTTCAATTGATGGAGTCTTTATGGAAAATTCTTTTGATTTTGCACTTGTTCAGGGCGATACGACTTCAACCTTTGCAGGAAGTCTGGTTGCCTTTTATCATAAAGTGCCTGTCGGACACGTTGAAGCTGGTTTGAGAACCATGGATATATACAATCCTTTCCCCGAAGAAGCAAATCGAAGGCTAAGCGGGACCATTGCTACTTATCATTATGCTCCCACAGAAATGGCAATGAAGAACCTCCTTAATGAAGGTATTGACAGAGGAAATATATTGATAACCGGAAACACGGTCATCGATGCGCTTCTATGGACACTTAAGCATAAAAAAGAAGAAGTGCATAAATTCAGAGAAACTTTGGGTGTTGAAAGAGGAGAATACTTGCTTGTCACCATGCACAGGCGTGAAAATTGGGGTGAACCCATCAGGCAGGTTATGAAGGCAATTAAAGACATTCTCGCAGAAAAACCTGAACTCAAAGTAATTTTTCCAGTGCACTTGAACCCCGCTGTAAGGGAAACTGTTTACAGTGAATTGGGCGGACATAACAGTGTCTTGCTGCTTGATCCCCTTGATTATCTGCCTTTTGTTTCTCTCATGGAGGGGGCAAAATTGATATTAACAGATTCAGGCGGTATACAGGAGGAGGCACCGGCTTTAGGCAAGCCAACACTTGTTTTAAGAAAAACAACCGAACGTCCGGAGGCTATAAAAGCTGGCACTGCAAAACTTGTCGGCACAGAAAGAACAACGGTCGTTGAAGAAACATTGAAGCTTCTGGATTCTGCAGAAGAATATAAAAAAATGGCAAAGGCTGCTAATCCCTTTGGAGACGGTAAGGCTTCTGAAAGGATAGTTGATCATCTCAAAAAAGTCTTAGGAGTGTGA